In the Hippoglossus stenolepis isolate QCI-W04-F060 chromosome 14, HSTE1.2, whole genome shotgun sequence genome, one interval contains:
- the LOC118121307 gene encoding ras-related protein Rab-8A codes for MAKTYDYLFKLLLIGDSGVGKTCVLFRFSEDAFNSTFISTIGIDFKIRTIELDGKKIKLQIWDTAGQERFRTITTAYYRGAMGIMLVYDITNEKSFDNIKNWIRNIEEHASGDVERMVLGNKCDVNDKRQVSRDRGEKLALEYGIKFMETSAKANINVENAFLTLARDIKAKIDKKLEGNNPQGSSQGVKITEQPKKNSFFRCTLL; via the exons ATGGCGAAGACTTACGACTACTTGTTTAAACTACTTTTAATCGGCGACTCCGGCGTCGGGAAGACCTGCGTGCTGTTCAGATTCTCAGAGGATGCCTTCAACTCCACGTTCATCTCGACTATAG GTATTGACTTCAAGATCAGAACAATAGAATTAGATGGGAAGAAGATCAAGTTACAGATATG GGATACAGCAGGACAGGAGAGGTTCAGGACCATCACAACAGCCTACTACAGAGGAGCCATG GGCATCATGCTAGTGTATGACATAACCAACGAGAAGTCCTTTGACAACATCAAGAACTGGATACGGAATATagaagag CATGCCTCAGGAGATGTGGAGAGGATGGTGCTTGGGAACAAATGTGATGTTAATGACAAGCGGCAGGTGTCCAGGGATAGAGGAGAGAAG CTGGCGCTGGAGTACGGAATTAAGTTCATGGAGACCAGTGCAAAGGCGAACATCAATGTCGAGAAT GCATTCTTAACCCTCGCCAGAGACATCAAAGCAAAAATTGACAAGAAGCTG GAGGGCAACAACCCGCAGGGCAGCAGTCAAGGAGTAAAGATCACAGAACAACCCAAGAAGAACAGTTTCTTCCGCTGCACGCTGCTGTGA
- the LOC118120826 gene encoding 40S ribosomal protein S27 → MPLAKDLMHPSVTEERRRHKKKRLVQSPNSYFMDVKCTGCYRITTIFSHSQTVVPCSGCSIILTQPQGGKCRLTAGCAFRRK, encoded by the exons ATGCCG CTGGCCAAGGATCTGATGCACCCCAGCGTCACCGAGGAGAGGAGGCGACACAAGAAGAAGAGGCTGGTGCAGAGTCCCAACTCCTACTTCATGGATGTTAAATGCACAG GCTGCTACAGGATCACCACCATCTTCAGCCATTCACAGACAGTGGTACCTTGTTCGGGCTGCTCCATAATCCTCACCCAACCACAAGGGGGGAAATGCAGACTCACTGCAG GCTGCGCCTTCAGACGGAAATAG